A genomic stretch from Halichoerus grypus chromosome 7, mHalGry1.hap1.1, whole genome shotgun sequence includes:
- the LOC118547906 gene encoding large ribosomal subunit protein eL21-like, producing the protein MTNTKGKRRGTRYIFSRPFRKHGVVPLATYMRIYKKGNIVDIKGMGTVQKGMPHKCYHGKTGRVYNVTQHAVGIVVNKQVKGKILAKRINVRIEHIKHSKSRDRGAWSRDTFLERVKGNDQKKKEAKEKGTWVHLKRQPAPPREAQSVRTNGKEPELLEPIPYEFMA; encoded by the exons ATGaccaacacaaagggaaagaggagaggtacCCGCTATATATTCTCTAGAccttttagaaaacatggagTTGTTCCTTTGGCCACATACATGCGAATCTATAAGAAAGGTAATATTGTGGACATCAAGGGAATGGGCACTGTTCAAAAAGGAATGCCCCACAAATGTTACCATGGCAAAACTGGAAGAGTCTACAATGTTACTCAGCATGCGGTTGGCATTGTTGTAAACAAACAAGTTAAGGGCAAGATTCTTGCCAAGAGAATTAATGTACGCATTGAGCATATTAAACACTCAAAGAGcagagataggggcgcctgg agccgaGATACCTTCCTGGAGCGTGTGAAGggaaatgatcagaaaaagaaggaagccaaagagaaaggtacTTGGGTTCACCTGAAGCgccagcctgccccacccagagAAGCACAGTCTGTGAGAACCAATGGAAAGGAGCCCGAACTGCTGGAACCCATTCCCTATGAATTCATGGcatga